In Oscillatoria acuminata PCC 6304, a single window of DNA contains:
- a CDS encoding 1-acyl-sn-glycerol-3-phosphate acyltransferase: MEGLGEALFDNLESFFAPGLLPRTGDRHPDDGWSLDRRDPKVIQSFMPLWEWAYRHYFRVQTDGWHHVLPEGKMLVVGSHNGGLATPDMFMFMYDWFCRQGFDRLTYGLMHPTVWDVFPEMVVRQAAQCGAVRAHPKMAIAALQKGATVLVYPGGPEDVFRPHHLRDKIYFAGRQGFIKLALRENVPILPIISYGAHDTLFVMADIYKQMRQLHEEWGMPWLFGIDPVVFPIYLGLPWGIAFGPWPNFPLPAKIHTRVCAPVTFERYGREAASDRQYVNQCYQLVCTQMQQSLDQLIAEVGDRS, encoded by the coding sequence ATGGAAGGGCTGGGAGAGGCTTTGTTTGATAACCTGGAATCGTTTTTTGCACCTGGATTACTCCCCCGAACGGGCGATCGCCATCCCGATGATGGTTGGTCGTTAGACCGGCGTGACCCCAAGGTGATTCAATCGTTTATGCCCCTGTGGGAATGGGCCTACCGCCACTATTTTAGGGTGCAAACCGACGGATGGCATCATGTTTTACCCGAGGGCAAAATGCTGGTGGTGGGTTCTCACAATGGCGGACTCGCGACACCGGATATGTTTATGTTTATGTATGATTGGTTCTGTCGTCAAGGGTTCGATCGCCTGACCTACGGACTGATGCATCCGACGGTTTGGGATGTCTTTCCCGAGATGGTGGTTCGGCAAGCGGCCCAATGTGGCGCAGTGCGGGCGCATCCGAAAATGGCGATCGCCGCCTTGCAAAAGGGGGCAACGGTGTTAGTTTATCCCGGAGGTCCGGAGGATGTGTTTCGACCTCATCACCTGCGGGATAAAATTTATTTTGCCGGTCGCCAAGGGTTTATTAAGTTGGCCCTGCGGGAAAATGTGCCCATTTTACCGATTATTTCCTATGGGGCTCATGACACCCTGTTTGTGATGGCGGATATTTACAAACAAATGCGCCAGTTGCATGAGGAGTGGGGGATGCCTTGGTTATTTGGGATTGATCCGGTAGTGTTTCCGATTTATTTAGGGTTGCCTTGGGGGATTGCTTTTGGACCTTGGCCGAATTTTCCCCTCCCGGCAAAGATTCATACCCGGGTTTGTGCACCCGTCACGTTTGAGCGGTATGGACGAGAGGCAGCCAGCGATCGCCAGTATGTGAATCAATGCTATCAGTTGGTTTGTACTCAGATGCAGCAGTCCTTGGACCAGTTGATTGCGGAAGTGGGCGATCGGTCTTAG
- a CDS encoding FKBP-type peptidyl-prolyl cis-trans isomerase produces MREILISLGVMLACVLVLVVAQFTDRSSQAIASNLNPTQPTTELTTPSKSLLAQRLTAQTPIASADTTQEETTTTMVTTDSGLKYTEITEGTGATPQKGQTVVVHYTGTLEDGTKFDSSRDRNQPFSFKLGVGQVIKGWDEGLSTMQVGGRRELVIPPELGYGARGAGGVIPPNATLIFDVELLRIAG; encoded by the coding sequence TTGCGAGAAATTTTAATCAGCTTGGGGGTGATGCTGGCCTGCGTTTTGGTGCTGGTGGTCGCTCAGTTTACCGATCGCTCCAGTCAGGCGATCGCGTCCAACCTTAACCCGACGCAACCCACCACTGAACTAACCACGCCCAGCAAATCCCTGCTGGCGCAACGGTTGACCGCTCAGACGCCAATCGCCAGCGCTGACACCACACAAGAGGAGACAACAACAACAATGGTAACCACAGATTCCGGTTTGAAATATACGGAAATTACCGAGGGAACTGGTGCAACCCCTCAAAAGGGGCAAACCGTTGTAGTTCACTACACCGGAACCTTAGAAGATGGCACAAAGTTTGACAGTTCCCGCGATCGTAACCAGCCATTTTCCTTCAAACTCGGAGTCGGTCAAGTCATCAAAGGTTGGGATGAAGGTCTCTCCACCATGCAAGTGGGCGGACGTCGCGAATTAGTGATTCCCCCAGAATTAGGCTATGGTGCACGCGGTGCCGGTGGCGTTATTCCCCCCAATGCCACCTTAATTTTTGATGTAGAACTGCTCAGAATTGCTGGATAA
- a CDS encoding sensor histidine kinase, protein MAKIGLRSRLFLSHLLVLMVGVTVLVITGKLSSPRLFIVHLQQLEGKGFNLHYVRTSLVDVFETTWNRGTFWSVIVGTTGAGLLSYFVAKRITKPMTLMERVTQKFAAGELHQRMPASEIPELNRLSASFNRMAASIENVEHRRRELISDLTHELRTPLTIIRGNLEQLEDGTLPPDPDIYHRLAKETRRLERLVNDLQELSKAEAGYLPIDLQRLNVRPLLETLIERFSDWIVEENLVLQLDCPPQLPGVMADPDRLEQVLVNLLGNALRHTATGSICLRTWTSSGYLWIAVIDTGSGIPPTDLPYVFDRFWRGSSGSNGTGIGLAISRRLVELQGGQMQVESEVGKGSRFQFSLPLA, encoded by the coding sequence ATGGCTAAGATAGGATTGCGATCGCGTTTATTTTTATCCCATCTCCTCGTCTTAATGGTTGGGGTGACTGTCCTGGTGATTACCGGCAAACTCTCCTCCCCCCGCCTGTTTATCGTTCACCTGCAACAACTCGAAGGCAAAGGATTTAACCTCCACTATGTCCGCACATCTTTAGTTGATGTCTTTGAAACCACTTGGAATCGGGGCACATTTTGGTCCGTAATTGTGGGAACAACTGGGGCCGGTTTGCTCAGTTATTTTGTTGCCAAACGGATTACCAAACCCATGACCCTGATGGAACGGGTTACCCAAAAATTTGCGGCAGGAGAACTGCATCAGCGAATGCCTGCCAGTGAAATTCCTGAACTCAATCGCCTCAGTGCCAGTTTTAACCGCATGGCAGCCAGTATCGAAAATGTGGAGCACCGTCGCCGGGAACTGATTAGCGATTTGACTCACGAATTGCGAACCCCCTTAACCATTATTCGGGGCAATTTGGAACAACTCGAAGATGGCACTCTACCACCGGACCCCGATATTTATCACCGTCTTGCCAAAGAAACCAGGCGTTTGGAACGGTTAGTCAATGATTTGCAGGAACTCTCCAAAGCCGAAGCGGGTTATTTGCCGATTGATTTGCAGCGGCTTAATGTGCGTCCTTTATTGGAAACCTTAATTGAACGGTTTTCGGATTGGATTGTGGAAGAAAACCTGGTTTTGCAATTAGACTGTCCTCCTCAACTCCCGGGGGTTATGGCTGACCCCGATCGCTTAGAACAAGTGCTGGTCAATCTTCTGGGGAATGCCTTGCGTCATACAGCAACGGGTTCGATTTGTCTGCGAACCTGGACCAGTTCGGGTTATCTGTGGATTGCTGTTATTGATACGGGGTCCGGGATTCCTCCGACTGACCTACCTTATGTATTTGATCGCTTCTGGCGCGGGTCAAGTGGCAGCAATGGTACTGGCATCGGATTAGCGATTTCTAGGCGGTTAGTGGAACTCCAAGGGGGTCAGATGCAGGTTGAAAGTGAAGTGGGAAAAGGCAGCCGGTTCCAGTTTTCTCTTCCTTTGGCTTGA
- the ureE gene encoding urease accessory protein UreE, translated as MLILTHCLPPDPEAAIVSTLSLTADDRTRSRHRFETDEGKEVHLKLPRGTVLSHGDCLTDDSGNIRVLVTAKPEPTLMVTAETSRDLLRAAYHLGNRHIPLEITPDYLRLTIDPVLKAMLEQLGLTVQEETAPFHPEIGAYHSSHGH; from the coding sequence ATGTTGATCTTAACCCACTGTTTGCCACCGGATCCCGAGGCGGCGATCGTCTCAACCCTTTCCCTCACCGCAGACGATCGCACCCGCAGTCGCCATCGATTTGAAACCGACGAGGGAAAAGAGGTTCATCTCAAGTTACCCCGAGGAACTGTTTTAAGTCATGGCGACTGCCTCACCGATGACTCGGGAAACATCAGGGTTCTCGTCACCGCCAAACCGGAACCCACCCTGATGGTTACCGCTGAGACTTCCCGGGATTTATTACGCGCTGCTTATCATTTAGGAAATCGTCACATTCCTTTAGAAATTACACCGGATTATTTACGTTTGACCATTGACCCGGTTTTAAAAGCTATGTTAGAACAATTAGGATTAACCGTTCAAGAAGAAACTGCTCCCTTTCATCCAGAAATCGGAGCTTATCACTCTAGTCATGGTCATTAA
- a CDS encoding zinc ribbon domain-containing protein has protein sequence MSDCPQCHQSVDDQAVKCPYCQAPLKGFGHPGIPLHQAKPEVYLCESCTYDEDDTCNYPQRPYAKTCTLYHDKSQPLVPVIQTPYAPSGSFSGMNRWVKRHPGTIAVVAIALISLFLALR, from the coding sequence ATGTCTGACTGTCCGCAGTGCCATCAATCTGTTGATGATCAAGCTGTCAAATGTCCCTACTGTCAAGCTCCCTTGAAGGGATTTGGTCATCCTGGTATTCCCCTGCATCAGGCGAAACCGGAGGTCTATCTCTGCGAAAGTTGCACCTACGATGAGGATGATACGTGCAATTATCCCCAACGACCCTACGCCAAAACCTGTACCCTCTATCACGATAAATCTCAACCCCTGGTTCCGGTGATTCAAACCCCCTATGCTCCCTCGGGGTCCTTTTCTGGAATGAATCGATGGGTAAAGAGGCATCCCGGGACGATCGCCGTGGTGGCGATCGCCCTAATTAGCCTCTTTTTAGCCCTGCGGTAA
- a CDS encoding GGDEF domain-containing protein, which produces MTIEPSTNLTCVKTKFYQTDEDEPEPNTSLLWEVERLRLKLDKVKQEKTKLLCSQKTLKLHAQTLSALVSELTKKLEVEQRDRQQTESTYQFLVTNLLREKADLEIMLDTIVEHSDLMEELLHEQCIRDPLTGLFNRRYLAKSLERELCRAQLTERSLGLIMLDVDHFKRFNDTYGHEAGDVVLRELGWLLKTESGPLDIPCRYGGEEFMVILPEASLEKTQQQGEHLRKAVKRLNLTYLDQDLPGVSISVGVAVFPQHGLTETQLMQAVDAALYQGKTQGRDRVVIATI; this is translated from the coding sequence ATGACAATTGAGCCATCAACAAACCTGACTTGTGTCAAGACCAAATTTTATCAAACTGATGAAGATGAGCCAGAACCCAACACCTCTCTACTCTGGGAGGTGGAAAGGCTGCGACTGAAACTTGATAAAGTTAAGCAAGAAAAGACCAAGCTGCTGTGTAGCCAAAAAACCTTGAAGCTCCATGCCCAGACCCTGAGTGCTTTAGTCTCGGAGTTGACGAAAAAATTGGAAGTGGAACAGCGCGATCGCCAGCAGACTGAATCCACCTATCAGTTTTTGGTGACAAACCTGCTCCGAGAAAAGGCCGATTTAGAAATCATGCTCGATACGATCGTCGAACATTCCGATCTGATGGAAGAGTTATTGCATGAGCAGTGTATTCGTGATCCGTTAACGGGTTTATTTAATCGCCGGTATTTAGCTAAATCTCTAGAACGGGAACTGTGTCGTGCTCAACTGACCGAGCGATCGCTGGGTCTGATTATGCTGGATGTTGACCATTTTAAAAGATTTAACGATACCTACGGACATGAAGCGGGGGATGTCGTTTTACGGGAACTGGGATGGCTACTCAAAACGGAAAGTGGTCCTCTGGATATTCCTTGTCGATATGGGGGAGAGGAGTTTATGGTCATTTTACCCGAAGCCTCTTTAGAGAAAACTCAGCAACAAGGGGAGCATCTACGCAAAGCGGTCAAACGCCTAAATTTGACTTATTTAGATCAAGATCTTCCTGGGGTGAGTATTTCGGTTGGCGTGGCTGTATTTCCCCAACATGGGTTAACTGAAACCCAACTCATGCAAGCAGTGGATGCGGCGTTATATCAGGGAAAAACCCAAGGACGCGATCGCGTGGTGATTGCCACGATTTAA
- a CDS encoding urease accessory protein UreF, translated as MITDFSLLSLLQLASPALPVGAYSYSEGLEMLVESGIINNAETLKKWIEWELQEGAISLDAAVMVRALNAAFTGNWGTVQDWNHWSSATRETEELRQQSWQMGNALLRLLMALLPVEDRDEVTALSEKDCNFAVAFGIAASYWQISPDVALLGYLHSWACNFIGAGVKLIPLGQTAGQQLLFNLQPNLVAAVQRILKVEDEDLSSCTWGLSLASMQHETQYSRLFRS; from the coding sequence ATGATTACTGATTTTTCATTATTATCTTTGTTACAACTGGCAAGTCCGGCGTTACCTGTTGGCGCTTACAGCTATTCTGAAGGGTTAGAAATGTTAGTTGAAAGCGGAATTATCAACAATGCAGAAACCCTCAAAAAGTGGATTGAGTGGGAATTGCAAGAAGGGGCAATTTCTTTAGATGCAGCCGTGATGGTAAGAGCTTTAAATGCAGCATTTACAGGCAATTGGGGGACAGTACAGGATTGGAATCATTGGTCATCGGCAACCCGAGAAACGGAAGAATTGCGGCAACAAAGTTGGCAGATGGGAAATGCGTTACTGCGGTTATTGATGGCGCTTTTGCCGGTAGAGGACCGAGATGAAGTCACCGCATTGAGTGAGAAGGATTGTAATTTTGCAGTTGCCTTTGGGATTGCTGCCTCCTATTGGCAGATTTCCCCAGATGTGGCTTTATTGGGATATTTACACAGTTGGGCTTGTAATTTTATTGGGGCTGGGGTAAAACTGATTCCCTTGGGTCAAACTGCGGGGCAACAGCTATTATTTAACTTACAACCCAATCTTGTGGCAGCAGTTCAAAGGATTTTAAAGGTAGAAGATGAGGACCTCAGCAGTTGCACTTGGGGGCTAAGTTTAGCCAGTATGCAACATGAAACTCAATATTCTCGATTGTTTAGGAGTTGA
- a CDS encoding phasin family protein: MDANNLLKQLLLIGIGTTSLVAEKIKEVSDQWVQDGKLNPDQAKHFVDDLMQQMKSEQGNFETQVQRQIRNVMQDLGVPRQAEMDELRGRLDRLERQIRDLENKQWR; this comes from the coding sequence ATGGATGCGAATAATTTGCTCAAGCAACTGCTGTTAATCGGCATTGGCACCACCTCTCTAGTTGCCGAGAAAATTAAAGAGGTCAGCGACCAGTGGGTCCAGGATGGCAAACTCAATCCCGACCAAGCCAAACATTTTGTCGATGATCTGATGCAGCAGATGAAATCGGAACAAGGGAATTTTGAAACCCAAGTCCAGCGCCAGATCCGCAACGTCATGCAAGACTTAGGAGTGCCGCGTCAAGCAGAAATGGACGAACTCAGAGGACGCCTCGATCGCCTAGAACGTCAGATTCGGGACTTGGAAAATAAACAATGGCGGTAA
- a CDS encoding glutathione S-transferase family protein, which produces MFRLYQMNSSGNCYKIRLLLTQLKIPFEILEIDILNKESRTPEFLLKNPNGRIPVLETPDGQFLAESNAIMFYLSQDSEFFPADKWQQAKVMEWLFFEQYSHEPYIATSRYWITLLGKADEYRDAINQKKAPGYAALGVMEKHLEKNRFFVGDCYTIADIGLFAYTHVAPEGGFDLTQFPAIQSWIQRIMAQPRYLSIKDNC; this is translated from the coding sequence ATGTTTCGACTCTATCAGATGAATTCTTCGGGTAATTGCTATAAAATTCGCCTGCTTTTAACCCAACTAAAAATTCCTTTTGAAATCCTTGAAATCGATATCCTCAACAAGGAAAGTCGCACCCCAGAATTTTTACTCAAAAACCCTAACGGGCGGATTCCCGTTTTAGAAACACCTGACGGTCAATTCTTGGCCGAATCTAATGCAATTATGTTTTATCTCAGTCAAGATAGCGAGTTTTTTCCGGCGGATAAATGGCAGCAAGCAAAGGTGATGGAGTGGCTATTTTTCGAGCAATACAGCCATGAACCTTATATCGCTACTTCTCGCTATTGGATTACTCTTTTAGGAAAAGCTGACGAATATCGCGACGCAATCAATCAAAAAAAAGCACCCGGTTATGCTGCTTTGGGAGTTATGGAAAAACACTTAGAAAAAAATCGGTTTTTTGTAGGCGACTGCTACACCATTGCCGACATCGGTTTATTCGCCTACACCCACGTCGCCCCAGAAGGAGGCTTCGATTTAACACAGTTTCCCGCAATCCAATCTTGGATACAACGAATCATGGCTCAACCGCGATATCTCAGCATTAAAGATAATTGTTAA
- a CDS encoding HhoA/HhoB/HtrA family serine endopeptidase: MKTTQDQFNTPSEPLKNSHDQGSAPGWQKPLTYVSIFLLGAGATWSATQFLNGPTLISPLVNAASPAQVQGANPVIQARLPVAETNFITDVVQNVGPAVVRINASRTVTTQIPDAFNDPFFRQFFGSRLPSEPQERVERGTGSGFIISNDGQILTNAHVVAGADTVEVTLKDGRSFTGRVMGTDSVTDVAVVKIEANDLPTAVVGDSEQLQPGEWAIAIGNPLGLDNTVTVGIISGTGRSGSQVGVPDKRVNFIQTDAAINPGNSGGPLLNQRGEVIGMNTAIIQGAQGLGFAIPINRAQDIAQQLIANGEVQHPYLGIQMVQLTPELKTQINNNPNGGLTVTEESGVLIVRVMPDSPAVRSGIRAGDVIVSINGTPMPDANAVQQQVERTSIGSELQMEVIRNGQPITLAVQPGAFPNQASN; the protein is encoded by the coding sequence ATGAAAACAACACAGGATCAGTTCAATACCCCCTCAGAACCGTTGAAAAATTCTCATGATCAGGGGTCGGCCCCCGGTTGGCAAAAACCCCTTACCTATGTTTCAATCTTTCTCCTAGGCGCGGGTGCTACCTGGTCCGCGACGCAATTTCTGAATGGACCCACCCTGATTTCACCTCTGGTTAACGCGGCCTCTCCCGCTCAAGTCCAGGGGGCAAACCCCGTGATTCAGGCGAGATTGCCCGTTGCAGAAACCAATTTTATTACGGATGTGGTTCAAAATGTGGGTCCGGCAGTGGTCCGGATTAATGCATCCCGGACTGTGACGACCCAAATTCCTGATGCCTTTAATGATCCATTTTTTCGGCAATTTTTCGGGTCCCGATTGCCGAGTGAACCTCAAGAGCGGGTAGAGCGCGGGACGGGTTCTGGGTTTATTATTAGTAATGATGGCCAAATTCTCACCAATGCTCATGTGGTTGCCGGTGCGGATACGGTGGAGGTCACGCTCAAGGATGGTCGCTCGTTTACAGGTCGAGTGATGGGGACCGACTCGGTGACGGATGTGGCGGTGGTGAAAATTGAGGCGAATGATTTGCCGACGGCGGTTGTGGGAGATTCAGAGCAGTTGCAACCGGGGGAATGGGCGATCGCGATCGGTAATCCCCTGGGGTTGGATAATACGGTGACTGTGGGGATTATTAGCGGCACCGGGCGATCGGGTTCTCAAGTCGGGGTCCCGGATAAACGGGTCAACTTTATTCAAACCGACGCGGCGATTAATCCCGGTAACTCAGGCGGTCCTTTGCTCAATCAGCGCGGTGAAGTGATTGGCATGAATACCGCAATTATTCAAGGGGCTCAAGGTCTGGGATTTGCAATTCCCATTAATCGCGCTCAAGATATTGCTCAACAATTGATTGCCAATGGGGAAGTTCAACATCCCTATCTTGGCATTCAAATGGTGCAGTTGACTCCGGAGTTGAAAACTCAAATTAACAACAATCCCAATGGTGGATTAACGGTGACGGAAGAAAGCGGGGTGTTAATTGTCCGAGTTATGCCGGACTCCCCTGCTGTTCGCAGTGGCATCCGCGCTGGGGATGTGATTGTTTCGATTAATGGAACCCCAATGCCTGATGCGAATGCGGTACAACAGCAAGTGGAACGGACTAGCATTGGCAGCGAATTGCAAATGGAAGTGATTCGGAATGGTCAACCGATAACCTTGGCGGTACAACCGGGTGCTTTCCCGAACCAAGCGAGTAATTAA
- the urtB gene encoding urea ABC transporter permease subunit UrtB, with the protein MALFLQSLFNGLSIGAVLLIAALGLAIVFGIMGVINLAHGELMMLGAYTTFVVQNVFRGFGEPWFGFYIIAALPLAFLVAGAAGVLLERGVIRYLYGRPLETLLATWGVSLILQQLVRSISWVMCIQIGVFCLLFFGGLWGVKRRPDFERIRNWAIAILLPLSVGIAVAVGSILGNAVGLALTQPWFGAQGVDVTAPGWLRGGIPIGTFQLPYVRLFIIALTVVCVVGIYLFLLRSPWGLRIRAVTQNRSMSACLGIPTQKVDALTFAIGSGLAGIAGCAISLLGSVGPNTGQNYIVDAFMVVVVGGVGKIIGTVVAALAIGLVNYIIGSGIFISMVSPDSALFDFLTFFATTSMARVMVFVLIILFLQLRPAGLFPQKGRTVDA; encoded by the coding sequence ATGGCACTATTTTTACAAAGCCTATTTAATGGCCTGAGTATTGGAGCAGTTTTATTAATTGCGGCATTAGGATTAGCCATTGTCTTTGGCATTATGGGCGTGATCAATCTCGCTCATGGTGAATTGATGATGCTAGGAGCCTACACAACCTTTGTGGTCCAAAATGTGTTTAGAGGATTTGGAGAACCCTGGTTTGGGTTCTATATTATTGCGGCCCTTCCTCTGGCATTTTTGGTGGCGGGAGCAGCGGGGGTCCTCTTAGAACGTGGGGTCATTCGCTATCTCTATGGACGACCTTTGGAAACCCTGCTGGCAACTTGGGGGGTGAGTTTAATTTTGCAACAATTGGTTCGCAGCATCAGTTGGGTGATGTGTATTCAAATTGGGGTGTTTTGTCTGCTATTTTTTGGCGGATTGTGGGGGGTCAAGCGGCGTCCAGATTTTGAGCGGATTCGTAACTGGGCGATCGCCATTTTGCTGCCTCTTTCTGTGGGAATTGCTGTAGCGGTGGGTTCGATTTTAGGGAATGCCGTAGGATTAGCCCTCACTCAACCCTGGTTTGGCGCACAAGGGGTGGATGTGACGGCACCGGGTTGGTTGCGCGGGGGGATTCCCATTGGCACGTTCCAGTTGCCTTACGTCCGGTTATTTATTATTGCCTTGACCGTTGTTTGTGTAGTCGGAATTTACCTGTTTTTGTTGCGATCGCCCTGGGGATTGCGAATTCGAGCGGTGACCCAAAATCGCAGCATGAGTGCTTGTCTAGGAATTCCCACCCAAAAAGTGGATGCCTTAACCTTTGCGATCGGGTCTGGATTAGCTGGAATTGCCGGTTGTGCCATTAGTTTACTCGGTTCTGTTGGACCCAATACCGGCCAAAACTATATTGTTGATGCGTTTATGGTCGTGGTTGTCGGAGGAGTCGGCAAAATTATTGGAACTGTTGTAGCAGCACTTGCCATTGGATTGGTGAACTACATCATTGGTTCAGGAATTTTCATTTCAATGGTTTCTCCCGACAGTGCTTTATTTGATTTTTTGACCTTTTTCGCCACCACCAGTATGGCAAGGGTGATGGTATTTGTGCTGATTATTCTGTTCTTACAACTGCGTCCAGCCGGACTGTTTCCTCAGAAGGGCCGCACGGTTGATGCCTAG
- the ureG gene encoding urease accessory protein UreG has protein sequence MSAFRVGIAGPVGSGKTALVDALCKAMRDRYNLAVVTNDIYTQEDAQFLVRSQALEKERIMGVETGGCPHTAIREDASLNLAAIAQLERRFSTLDLVFVESGGDNLAATFSPELVDLTIYVIDVAAGDKIPRKGGPGITKSDLLVINKIDLAPLVGADLGVMERDSQKMRGSRPFTFTNLKTQEGLQAVIDFISANRV, from the coding sequence ATGAGTGCATTTCGTGTCGGTATTGCGGGTCCGGTTGGTTCAGGAAAAACAGCGTTAGTGGATGCGTTGTGTAAGGCAATGCGCGATCGCTATAACTTGGCGGTGGTGACGAATGATATTTACACCCAGGAAGATGCTCAATTTTTGGTGCGATCGCAGGCCCTTGAAAAGGAGCGAATTATGGGGGTAGAAACCGGAGGTTGTCCTCATACGGCGATTCGGGAAGATGCCTCGTTGAATTTAGCGGCGATCGCCCAACTGGAACGGCGGTTTTCTACTTTGGATTTGGTATTCGTGGAAAGTGGCGGTGATAACTTAGCAGCGACTTTTAGCCCAGAATTAGTCGATCTCACCATTTATGTGATTGATGTCGCCGCTGGGGATAAAATTCCCCGCAAGGGAGGGCCAGGAATTACCAAATCGGATTTGTTAGTGATTAATAAAATTGACCTGGCCCCTTTAGTAGGGGCAGATTTGGGGGTGATGGAACGGGATAGCCAAAAAATGCGCGGTAGTCGGCCCTTTACCTTTACCAATTTGAAGACTCAAGAAGGACTGCAAGCGGTGATTGATTTTATTTCGGCTAATCGGGTTTAA
- the urtA gene encoding urea ABC transporter substrate-binding protein, with translation MTHRLGRRKFLLYGTAALGSSILLKACTEANVPETDAATPEAGGGVDTIKVGILHSLSGTMAISEQSVVDAEQLAIEEINNAGGVLGKKIQAVVEDGASDWPTFAEKARKLIDRDQVATVFGCWTSASRKAVLPVFESSGHMLWYPVQYEGQECSQNIFYTGAAPNQQIEPAVDWLLENKGQQFFLVGSDYVFPRTANTIIKAQLEAKGGQTVGEDYIPLGGTEVTAIITKIQAAMPDGGVIFNTLNGDSNVAFFKQMQGAGLTPDRYPTMSVSIAEEEVRAIGTEYLRGHYAAWNYFQSVNTPENQKFVQAFKSKYGQNRVTNDPMEAAYIMVYLWKQAVEQAGTADDIEAVRAAAVGQTFQAPGGLVTLQNNHHLSKTVRIGEIGDDGMFNIVSETPAPVDPIPWNQYVADTKGYSCNWADPSKGGKYRM, from the coding sequence ATGACACATCGACTTGGACGGCGGAAATTTCTGCTTTATGGTACCGCTGCTTTGGGTAGCAGTATTTTGCTAAAAGCTTGTACCGAAGCTAATGTACCGGAAACGGATGCAGCAACTCCGGAGGCAGGTGGTGGCGTAGATACGATTAAGGTGGGAATTCTCCATTCCTTAAGTGGCACGATGGCGATTAGCGAACAAAGTGTCGTTGATGCAGAACAGTTGGCGATCGAGGAAATTAACAACGCTGGAGGGGTTCTCGGCAAGAAAATTCAGGCGGTTGTGGAAGATGGGGCGTCGGATTGGCCCACCTTTGCTGAAAAAGCCAGAAAACTGATTGATCGGGATCAAGTGGCGACGGTTTTCGGCTGCTGGACATCCGCCTCTCGCAAGGCCGTTTTGCCGGTGTTTGAGTCGAGTGGTCATATGTTATGGTATCCCGTGCAATATGAAGGCCAGGAATGTTCTCAGAACATTTTTTATACCGGGGCGGCCCCCAATCAACAGATTGAACCGGCGGTGGATTGGCTGTTGGAAAATAAAGGCCAGCAATTCTTTCTCGTCGGGTCGGATTATGTCTTTCCCCGGACCGCGAATACGATTATTAAGGCTCAACTCGAAGCCAAAGGTGGGCAAACCGTGGGAGAAGATTATATCCCCCTGGGCGGCACAGAAGTTACCGCGATTATTACCAAAATTCAAGCCGCTATGCCTGATGGAGGCGTGATTTTTAATACCCTCAACGGTGATAGCAACGTTGCCTTTTTCAAACAGATGCAAGGGGCGGGGTTGACGCCGGACCGATATCCCACCATGTCCGTGAGTATTGCAGAAGAAGAAGTGCGGGCGATCGGGACCGAATATCTCAGAGGGCATTATGCAGCCTGGAATTATTTCCAATCCGTAAATACTCCTGAAAACCAAAAGTTTGTCCAGGCATTTAAGTCAAAATACGGCCAAAATCGGGTGACGAATGACCCAATGGAAGCCGCTTACATTATGGTTTATTTGTGGAAACAAGCGGTTGAACAAGCCGGAACAGCCGATGATATTGAGGCAGTGCGTGCAGCCGCTGTAGGACAAACCTTCCAAGCGCCAGGAGGTCTGGTAACTCTCCAAAACAACCATCACCTGTCAAAAACGGTCCGCATTGGTGAAATTGGGGATGATGGAATGTTTAACATTGTCTCCGAAACCCCAGCCCCGGTTGACCCGATTCCTTGGAATCAATATGTGGCAGATACAAAGGGCTATTCCTGCAACTGGGCAGACCCCTCTAAAGGGGGCAAATACCGGATGTAA